A window from Neodiprion fabricii isolate iyNeoFabr1 chromosome 2, iyNeoFabr1.1, whole genome shotgun sequence encodes these proteins:
- the LOC124176571 gene encoding serine/threonine-protein kinase 3 isoform X7, translated as MSSKSELKKLSEESLTRQPEEVFDIICKLGEGSYGSVYKALHKESGQVLAIKQVPVDTDLQEIIKEISIMQQCDSPYVVKYYGSYFKNTDLWIVMEYCGAGSVSDIMRLRKKTLQEDEIATILCDTLKGLEYLHLRRKIHRDIKAGNILLNTEGHAKLADFGVAGQLTDTMAKRNTVIGTPFWMAPEVIQEIGYDCVADIWSLGITALEMAEGKPPYGDIHPMRAIFMIPTKPPPSFREPDKWSAEFIEFVSGCLVKNPEERATATELLSHEFIGNAKQPSILSQMIAEAHEIREKQTNRAHVINNVAIKGKNHADDSDEEDCSGTMKPLPEDVGTLVPGVDLPDTGTLVSAMLDLGTMVINSDTDTEATMKRHNTGSVESGKKYRPLFLDHFDKKEATEIGNDNGHILAAHSTETEPKVEQQSPTESQRFQSHLQLQLNQISCPVQEPAHNNISKFQNAFTERDFDFLKFLSYEELQQRMASLDAEMEREIDELRRRYQTKRQPILDAMDTKRKRQQNF; from the exons ATGTCTTCTAaaag TGAGTTGAAAAAGTTATCCGAGGAAAGCTTGACACGACAACCCGAAGAGGTTTTTGACATAATCTGCAAGCTTGGTGAAGG ATCTTATGGTTCCGTTTATAAAGCATTGCACAAAGAGAGCGGGCAGGTGCTTGCGATCAAGCAAGTACCTGTGGATACGGATTTACAAGAGATAATAAAGGAGATTTCAATAATGCAGCAATGCGATTCACCGTATGTAGTGAAATACTATGGAAGCTACTTCAAGAACACGGATTTATGG ATTGTTATGGAGTATTGTGGCGCCGGTTCTGTCAGTGATATAATGAGGCTGAGGAAGAAAACCCTGCAAGAGGATGAGATAGCTACGATATTATGTGATACTCTTAAGGGTCTTGAATACCTCCATCTTAGGAGGAAAATCCATAGGGACATCAAAGCCGGAAACATCTTACTCAATACTGAGGGGCATGCTAAGCTGGCTGATTTTGGTGTAGCTGGACAGTTAACG GATACTATGGCTAAGCGCAACACTGTTATCGGAACTCCGTTCTGGATGGCACCGGAGGTAATTCAGGAGATTGGATACGATTGCGTCGCGGATATATGGTCATTGGGTATAACAGCTCTAGAAATGGCAGAAGGAAAGCCACCGTATGGTGACATTCATCCAATGCGTGCAATTTTCATGATCCCCACCAAACCCCCACCAAGTTTTAGAGAACCTGACAAATGGAGTGCAGAGTTCATAGAATTCGTTAGTGGCTGTCTCGTCAAAAACCCTGAAGAAAGGGCGACAGCCACTGAACTGCTCAGTCATGAATTTATAG GCAATGCGAAGCAGCCAAGTATCCTTAGTCAAATGATAGCGGAGGCACATGAAATTAGAGAAAAACAGACCAACCGAGCACACGTTATTAATAATGTGGCTATTAAGGGAAAAAATCATGCTGATGATTCG GACGAAGAAGACTGCAGTGGAACTATGAAACCCCTTCCAGAAGATGTCGGGACCTTGGTACCAGGTGTAGATCTCCCTGACACAGGCACTCTAGTTTCTGCAATGTTGGATCTAGGAACAATGGTTATTAATAGTGACACGGACACAGAAGCAACAATGAAAA GGCATAACACAGGATCAGTGGAGTCTGGAAAGAAGTATCGTCCCTTATTTCTTGATCATTTTGACAAGAAGGAAGCAACTGAGATTGGCAAT GACAATGGCCACATTCTTGCCGCACATAGTACAGAAACAGAACCTAAAGTGGAACAACAGAGTCCAACAGAATCTCAAAGGTTTCAAAGCCATCTACAGCTACAACTCAATCAAATATCATGTCCTGTGCAAGAGCCGGCTCACAATAacatatcgaaatttcaaaatgccTTCACAGAACGAGACTTTGATTTC CTGAAGTTCCTCTCATACGAGGAGCTGCAGCAACGCATGGCCAGCCTGGATGCAGAAATGGAACGTGAGATAGATGAATTAAGACGGAGGTACCAGACAAAGAGGCAGCCAATTCTTGATGCCATGGATACCAAGCGAAAGCGTCAGCAAAACTTCTAA
- the LOC124176571 gene encoding serine/threonine-protein kinase 3 isoform X1, translated as MSSLTPRSILSRNELTEKYIPTPNLPLGQSLFYFSGFANRYELKKLSEESLTRQPEEVFDIICKLGEGSYGSVYKALHKESGQVLAIKQVPVDTDLQEIIKEISIMQQCDSPYVVKYYGSYFKNTDLWIVMEYCGAGSVSDIMRLRKKTLQEDEIATILCDTLKGLEYLHLRRKIHRDIKAGNILLNTEGHAKLADFGVAGQLTDTMAKRNTVIGTPFWMAPEVIQEIGYDCVADIWSLGITALEMAEGKPPYGDIHPMRAIFMIPTKPPPSFREPDKWSAEFIEFVSGCLVKNPEERATATELLSHEFIEGNAKQPSILSQMIAEAHEIREKQTNRAHVINNVAIKGKNHADDSDEEDCSGTMKPLPEDVGTLVPGVDLPDTGTLVSAMLDLGTMVINSDTDTEATMKRHNTGSVESGKKYRPLFLDHFDKKEATEIGNDNGHILAAHSTETEPKVEQQSPTESQRFQSHLQLQLNQISCPVQEPAHNNISKFQNAFTERDFDFINKHVLQLKFLSYEELQQRMASLDAEMEREIDELRRRYQTKRQPILDAMDTKRKRQQNF; from the exons ATGTCTAGTCTGACTCCAAGGTCCATTCTCTCAAGGAATGAACTAACGGAAAAATATATTCCCACTCCAAATTTGCCTTTGGGTCAatctttattttacttctcAGGTTTTGCAAACAGATA TGAGTTGAAAAAGTTATCCGAGGAAAGCTTGACACGACAACCCGAAGAGGTTTTTGACATAATCTGCAAGCTTGGTGAAGG ATCTTATGGTTCCGTTTATAAAGCATTGCACAAAGAGAGCGGGCAGGTGCTTGCGATCAAGCAAGTACCTGTGGATACGGATTTACAAGAGATAATAAAGGAGATTTCAATAATGCAGCAATGCGATTCACCGTATGTAGTGAAATACTATGGAAGCTACTTCAAGAACACGGATTTATGG ATTGTTATGGAGTATTGTGGCGCCGGTTCTGTCAGTGATATAATGAGGCTGAGGAAGAAAACCCTGCAAGAGGATGAGATAGCTACGATATTATGTGATACTCTTAAGGGTCTTGAATACCTCCATCTTAGGAGGAAAATCCATAGGGACATCAAAGCCGGAAACATCTTACTCAATACTGAGGGGCATGCTAAGCTGGCTGATTTTGGTGTAGCTGGACAGTTAACG GATACTATGGCTAAGCGCAACACTGTTATCGGAACTCCGTTCTGGATGGCACCGGAGGTAATTCAGGAGATTGGATACGATTGCGTCGCGGATATATGGTCATTGGGTATAACAGCTCTAGAAATGGCAGAAGGAAAGCCACCGTATGGTGACATTCATCCAATGCGTGCAATTTTCATGATCCCCACCAAACCCCCACCAAGTTTTAGAGAACCTGACAAATGGAGTGCAGAGTTCATAGAATTCGTTAGTGGCTGTCTCGTCAAAAACCCTGAAGAAAGGGCGACAGCCACTGAACTGCTCAGTCATGAATTTATAG AAGGCAATGCGAAGCAGCCAAGTATCCTTAGTCAAATGATAGCGGAGGCACATGAAATTAGAGAAAAACAGACCAACCGAGCACACGTTATTAATAATGTGGCTATTAAGGGAAAAAATCATGCTGATGATTCG GACGAAGAAGACTGCAGTGGAACTATGAAACCCCTTCCAGAAGATGTCGGGACCTTGGTACCAGGTGTAGATCTCCCTGACACAGGCACTCTAGTTTCTGCAATGTTGGATCTAGGAACAATGGTTATTAATAGTGACACGGACACAGAAGCAACAATGAAAA GGCATAACACAGGATCAGTGGAGTCTGGAAAGAAGTATCGTCCCTTATTTCTTGATCATTTTGACAAGAAGGAAGCAACTGAGATTGGCAAT GACAATGGCCACATTCTTGCCGCACATAGTACAGAAACAGAACCTAAAGTGGAACAACAGAGTCCAACAGAATCTCAAAGGTTTCAAAGCCATCTACAGCTACAACTCAATCAAATATCATGTCCTGTGCAAGAGCCGGCTCACAATAacatatcgaaatttcaaaatgccTTCACAGAACGAGACTTTGATTTC ATAAACAAGCATGTCCTTCAGCTGAAGTTCCTCTCATACGAGGAGCTGCAGCAACGCATGGCCAGCCTGGATGCAGAAATGGAACGTGAGATAGATGAATTAAGACGGAGGTACCAGACAAAGAGGCAGCCAATTCTTGATGCCATGGATACCAAGCGAAAGCGTCAGCAAAACTTCTAA
- the LOC124176571 gene encoding serine/threonine-protein kinase 3 isoform X6 → MSSKSELKKLSEESLTRQPEEVFDIICKLGEGSYGSVYKALHKESGQVLAIKQVPVDTDLQEIIKEISIMQQCDSPYVVKYYGSYFKNTDLWIVMEYCGAGSVSDIMRLRKKTLQEDEIATILCDTLKGLEYLHLRRKIHRDIKAGNILLNTEGHAKLADFGVAGQLTDTMAKRNTVIGTPFWMAPEVIQEIGYDCVADIWSLGITALEMAEGKPPYGDIHPMRAIFMIPTKPPPSFREPDKWSAEFIEFVSGCLVKNPEERATATELLSHEFIGNAKQPSILSQMIAEAHEIREKQTNRAHVINNVAIKGKNHADDSDEEDCSGTMKPLPEDVGTLVPGVDLPDTGTLVSAMLDLGTMVINSDTDTEATMKRHNTGSVESGKKYRPLFLDHFDKKEATEIGNDNGHILAAHSTETEPKVEQQSPTESQRFQSHLQLQLNQISCPVQEPAHNNISKFQNAFTERDFDFINKHVLQLKFLSYEELQQRMASLDAEMEREIDELRRRYQTKRQPILDAMDTKRKRQQNF, encoded by the exons ATGTCTTCTAaaag TGAGTTGAAAAAGTTATCCGAGGAAAGCTTGACACGACAACCCGAAGAGGTTTTTGACATAATCTGCAAGCTTGGTGAAGG ATCTTATGGTTCCGTTTATAAAGCATTGCACAAAGAGAGCGGGCAGGTGCTTGCGATCAAGCAAGTACCTGTGGATACGGATTTACAAGAGATAATAAAGGAGATTTCAATAATGCAGCAATGCGATTCACCGTATGTAGTGAAATACTATGGAAGCTACTTCAAGAACACGGATTTATGG ATTGTTATGGAGTATTGTGGCGCCGGTTCTGTCAGTGATATAATGAGGCTGAGGAAGAAAACCCTGCAAGAGGATGAGATAGCTACGATATTATGTGATACTCTTAAGGGTCTTGAATACCTCCATCTTAGGAGGAAAATCCATAGGGACATCAAAGCCGGAAACATCTTACTCAATACTGAGGGGCATGCTAAGCTGGCTGATTTTGGTGTAGCTGGACAGTTAACG GATACTATGGCTAAGCGCAACACTGTTATCGGAACTCCGTTCTGGATGGCACCGGAGGTAATTCAGGAGATTGGATACGATTGCGTCGCGGATATATGGTCATTGGGTATAACAGCTCTAGAAATGGCAGAAGGAAAGCCACCGTATGGTGACATTCATCCAATGCGTGCAATTTTCATGATCCCCACCAAACCCCCACCAAGTTTTAGAGAACCTGACAAATGGAGTGCAGAGTTCATAGAATTCGTTAGTGGCTGTCTCGTCAAAAACCCTGAAGAAAGGGCGACAGCCACTGAACTGCTCAGTCATGAATTTATAG GCAATGCGAAGCAGCCAAGTATCCTTAGTCAAATGATAGCGGAGGCACATGAAATTAGAGAAAAACAGACCAACCGAGCACACGTTATTAATAATGTGGCTATTAAGGGAAAAAATCATGCTGATGATTCG GACGAAGAAGACTGCAGTGGAACTATGAAACCCCTTCCAGAAGATGTCGGGACCTTGGTACCAGGTGTAGATCTCCCTGACACAGGCACTCTAGTTTCTGCAATGTTGGATCTAGGAACAATGGTTATTAATAGTGACACGGACACAGAAGCAACAATGAAAA GGCATAACACAGGATCAGTGGAGTCTGGAAAGAAGTATCGTCCCTTATTTCTTGATCATTTTGACAAGAAGGAAGCAACTGAGATTGGCAAT GACAATGGCCACATTCTTGCCGCACATAGTACAGAAACAGAACCTAAAGTGGAACAACAGAGTCCAACAGAATCTCAAAGGTTTCAAAGCCATCTACAGCTACAACTCAATCAAATATCATGTCCTGTGCAAGAGCCGGCTCACAATAacatatcgaaatttcaaaatgccTTCACAGAACGAGACTTTGATTTC ATAAACAAGCATGTCCTTCAGCTGAAGTTCCTCTCATACGAGGAGCTGCAGCAACGCATGGCCAGCCTGGATGCAGAAATGGAACGTGAGATAGATGAATTAAGACGGAGGTACCAGACAAAGAGGCAGCCAATTCTTGATGCCATGGATACCAAGCGAAAGCGTCAGCAAAACTTCTAA
- the LOC124176571 gene encoding serine/threonine-protein kinase 3 isoform X5, whose protein sequence is MSSKSELKKLSEESLTRQPEEVFDIICKLGEGSYGSVYKALHKESGQVLAIKQVPVDTDLQEIIKEISIMQQCDSPYVVKYYGSYFKNTDLWIVMEYCGAGSVSDIMRLRKKTLQEDEIATILCDTLKGLEYLHLRRKIHRDIKAGNILLNTEGHAKLADFGVAGQLTDTMAKRNTVIGTPFWMAPEVIQEIGYDCVADIWSLGITALEMAEGKPPYGDIHPMRAIFMIPTKPPPSFREPDKWSAEFIEFVSGCLVKNPEERATATELLSHEFIEGNAKQPSILSQMIAEAHEIREKQTNRAHVINNVAIKGKNHADDSDEEDCSGTMKPLPEDVGTLVPGVDLPDTGTLVSAMLDLGTMVINSDTDTEATMKRHNTGSVESGKKYRPLFLDHFDKKEATEIGNDNGHILAAHSTETEPKVEQQSPTESQRFQSHLQLQLNQISCPVQEPAHNNISKFQNAFTERDFDFINKHVLQLKFLSYEELQQRMASLDAEMEREIDELRRRYQTKRQPILDAMDTKRKRQQNF, encoded by the exons ATGTCTTCTAaaag TGAGTTGAAAAAGTTATCCGAGGAAAGCTTGACACGACAACCCGAAGAGGTTTTTGACATAATCTGCAAGCTTGGTGAAGG ATCTTATGGTTCCGTTTATAAAGCATTGCACAAAGAGAGCGGGCAGGTGCTTGCGATCAAGCAAGTACCTGTGGATACGGATTTACAAGAGATAATAAAGGAGATTTCAATAATGCAGCAATGCGATTCACCGTATGTAGTGAAATACTATGGAAGCTACTTCAAGAACACGGATTTATGG ATTGTTATGGAGTATTGTGGCGCCGGTTCTGTCAGTGATATAATGAGGCTGAGGAAGAAAACCCTGCAAGAGGATGAGATAGCTACGATATTATGTGATACTCTTAAGGGTCTTGAATACCTCCATCTTAGGAGGAAAATCCATAGGGACATCAAAGCCGGAAACATCTTACTCAATACTGAGGGGCATGCTAAGCTGGCTGATTTTGGTGTAGCTGGACAGTTAACG GATACTATGGCTAAGCGCAACACTGTTATCGGAACTCCGTTCTGGATGGCACCGGAGGTAATTCAGGAGATTGGATACGATTGCGTCGCGGATATATGGTCATTGGGTATAACAGCTCTAGAAATGGCAGAAGGAAAGCCACCGTATGGTGACATTCATCCAATGCGTGCAATTTTCATGATCCCCACCAAACCCCCACCAAGTTTTAGAGAACCTGACAAATGGAGTGCAGAGTTCATAGAATTCGTTAGTGGCTGTCTCGTCAAAAACCCTGAAGAAAGGGCGACAGCCACTGAACTGCTCAGTCATGAATTTATAG AAGGCAATGCGAAGCAGCCAAGTATCCTTAGTCAAATGATAGCGGAGGCACATGAAATTAGAGAAAAACAGACCAACCGAGCACACGTTATTAATAATGTGGCTATTAAGGGAAAAAATCATGCTGATGATTCG GACGAAGAAGACTGCAGTGGAACTATGAAACCCCTTCCAGAAGATGTCGGGACCTTGGTACCAGGTGTAGATCTCCCTGACACAGGCACTCTAGTTTCTGCAATGTTGGATCTAGGAACAATGGTTATTAATAGTGACACGGACACAGAAGCAACAATGAAAA GGCATAACACAGGATCAGTGGAGTCTGGAAAGAAGTATCGTCCCTTATTTCTTGATCATTTTGACAAGAAGGAAGCAACTGAGATTGGCAAT GACAATGGCCACATTCTTGCCGCACATAGTACAGAAACAGAACCTAAAGTGGAACAACAGAGTCCAACAGAATCTCAAAGGTTTCAAAGCCATCTACAGCTACAACTCAATCAAATATCATGTCCTGTGCAAGAGCCGGCTCACAATAacatatcgaaatttcaaaatgccTTCACAGAACGAGACTTTGATTTC ATAAACAAGCATGTCCTTCAGCTGAAGTTCCTCTCATACGAGGAGCTGCAGCAACGCATGGCCAGCCTGGATGCAGAAATGGAACGTGAGATAGATGAATTAAGACGGAGGTACCAGACAAAGAGGCAGCCAATTCTTGATGCCATGGATACCAAGCGAAAGCGTCAGCAAAACTTCTAA
- the LOC124176571 gene encoding serine/threonine-protein kinase 3 isoform X3, whose protein sequence is MSSLTPRSILSRNELTEKYIPTPNLPLGQSLFYFSGFANRYELKKLSEESLTRQPEEVFDIICKLGEGSYGSVYKALHKESGQVLAIKQVPVDTDLQEIIKEISIMQQCDSPYVVKYYGSYFKNTDLWIVMEYCGAGSVSDIMRLRKKTLQEDEIATILCDTLKGLEYLHLRRKIHRDIKAGNILLNTEGHAKLADFGVAGQLTDTMAKRNTVIGTPFWMAPEVIQEIGYDCVADIWSLGITALEMAEGKPPYGDIHPMRAIFMIPTKPPPSFREPDKWSAEFIEFVSGCLVKNPEERATATELLSHEFIGNAKQPSILSQMIAEAHEIREKQTNRAHVINNVAIKGKNHADDSDEEDCSGTMKPLPEDVGTLVPGVDLPDTGTLVSAMLDLGTMVINSDTDTEATMKRHNTGSVESGKKYRPLFLDHFDKKEATEIGNDNGHILAAHSTETEPKVEQQSPTESQRFQSHLQLQLNQISCPVQEPAHNNISKFQNAFTERDFDFINKHVLQLKFLSYEELQQRMASLDAEMEREIDELRRRYQTKRQPILDAMDTKRKRQQNF, encoded by the exons ATGTCTAGTCTGACTCCAAGGTCCATTCTCTCAAGGAATGAACTAACGGAAAAATATATTCCCACTCCAAATTTGCCTTTGGGTCAatctttattttacttctcAGGTTTTGCAAACAGATA TGAGTTGAAAAAGTTATCCGAGGAAAGCTTGACACGACAACCCGAAGAGGTTTTTGACATAATCTGCAAGCTTGGTGAAGG ATCTTATGGTTCCGTTTATAAAGCATTGCACAAAGAGAGCGGGCAGGTGCTTGCGATCAAGCAAGTACCTGTGGATACGGATTTACAAGAGATAATAAAGGAGATTTCAATAATGCAGCAATGCGATTCACCGTATGTAGTGAAATACTATGGAAGCTACTTCAAGAACACGGATTTATGG ATTGTTATGGAGTATTGTGGCGCCGGTTCTGTCAGTGATATAATGAGGCTGAGGAAGAAAACCCTGCAAGAGGATGAGATAGCTACGATATTATGTGATACTCTTAAGGGTCTTGAATACCTCCATCTTAGGAGGAAAATCCATAGGGACATCAAAGCCGGAAACATCTTACTCAATACTGAGGGGCATGCTAAGCTGGCTGATTTTGGTGTAGCTGGACAGTTAACG GATACTATGGCTAAGCGCAACACTGTTATCGGAACTCCGTTCTGGATGGCACCGGAGGTAATTCAGGAGATTGGATACGATTGCGTCGCGGATATATGGTCATTGGGTATAACAGCTCTAGAAATGGCAGAAGGAAAGCCACCGTATGGTGACATTCATCCAATGCGTGCAATTTTCATGATCCCCACCAAACCCCCACCAAGTTTTAGAGAACCTGACAAATGGAGTGCAGAGTTCATAGAATTCGTTAGTGGCTGTCTCGTCAAAAACCCTGAAGAAAGGGCGACAGCCACTGAACTGCTCAGTCATGAATTTATAG GCAATGCGAAGCAGCCAAGTATCCTTAGTCAAATGATAGCGGAGGCACATGAAATTAGAGAAAAACAGACCAACCGAGCACACGTTATTAATAATGTGGCTATTAAGGGAAAAAATCATGCTGATGATTCG GACGAAGAAGACTGCAGTGGAACTATGAAACCCCTTCCAGAAGATGTCGGGACCTTGGTACCAGGTGTAGATCTCCCTGACACAGGCACTCTAGTTTCTGCAATGTTGGATCTAGGAACAATGGTTATTAATAGTGACACGGACACAGAAGCAACAATGAAAA GGCATAACACAGGATCAGTGGAGTCTGGAAAGAAGTATCGTCCCTTATTTCTTGATCATTTTGACAAGAAGGAAGCAACTGAGATTGGCAAT GACAATGGCCACATTCTTGCCGCACATAGTACAGAAACAGAACCTAAAGTGGAACAACAGAGTCCAACAGAATCTCAAAGGTTTCAAAGCCATCTACAGCTACAACTCAATCAAATATCATGTCCTGTGCAAGAGCCGGCTCACAATAacatatcgaaatttcaaaatgccTTCACAGAACGAGACTTTGATTTC ATAAACAAGCATGTCCTTCAGCTGAAGTTCCTCTCATACGAGGAGCTGCAGCAACGCATGGCCAGCCTGGATGCAGAAATGGAACGTGAGATAGATGAATTAAGACGGAGGTACCAGACAAAGAGGCAGCCAATTCTTGATGCCATGGATACCAAGCGAAAGCGTCAGCAAAACTTCTAA
- the LOC124176571 gene encoding serine/threonine-protein kinase 3 isoform X4: MSSLTPRSILSRNELTEKYIPTPNLPLGQSLFYFSGFANRYELKKLSEESLTRQPEEVFDIICKLGEGSYGSVYKALHKESGQVLAIKQVPVDTDLQEIIKEISIMQQCDSPYVVKYYGSYFKNTDLWIVMEYCGAGSVSDIMRLRKKTLQEDEIATILCDTLKGLEYLHLRRKIHRDIKAGNILLNTEGHAKLADFGVAGQLTDTMAKRNTVIGTPFWMAPEVIQEIGYDCVADIWSLGITALEMAEGKPPYGDIHPMRAIFMIPTKPPPSFREPDKWSAEFIEFVSGCLVKNPEERATATELLSHEFIEGNAKQPSILSQMIAEAHEIREKQTNRAHVINNVAIKGKNHADDSDEEDCSGTMKPLPEDVGTLVPGVDLPDTGTLVSAMLDLGTMVINSDTDTEATMKRHNTGSVESGKKYRPLFLDHFDKKEATEIGNDNGHILAAHSTETEPKVEQQSPTESQRFQSHLQLQLNQISCPVQEPAHNNISKFQNAFTERDFDFLKFLSYEELQQRMASLDAEMEREIDELRRRYQTKRQPILDAMDTKRKRQQNF, encoded by the exons ATGTCTAGTCTGACTCCAAGGTCCATTCTCTCAAGGAATGAACTAACGGAAAAATATATTCCCACTCCAAATTTGCCTTTGGGTCAatctttattttacttctcAGGTTTTGCAAACAGATA TGAGTTGAAAAAGTTATCCGAGGAAAGCTTGACACGACAACCCGAAGAGGTTTTTGACATAATCTGCAAGCTTGGTGAAGG ATCTTATGGTTCCGTTTATAAAGCATTGCACAAAGAGAGCGGGCAGGTGCTTGCGATCAAGCAAGTACCTGTGGATACGGATTTACAAGAGATAATAAAGGAGATTTCAATAATGCAGCAATGCGATTCACCGTATGTAGTGAAATACTATGGAAGCTACTTCAAGAACACGGATTTATGG ATTGTTATGGAGTATTGTGGCGCCGGTTCTGTCAGTGATATAATGAGGCTGAGGAAGAAAACCCTGCAAGAGGATGAGATAGCTACGATATTATGTGATACTCTTAAGGGTCTTGAATACCTCCATCTTAGGAGGAAAATCCATAGGGACATCAAAGCCGGAAACATCTTACTCAATACTGAGGGGCATGCTAAGCTGGCTGATTTTGGTGTAGCTGGACAGTTAACG GATACTATGGCTAAGCGCAACACTGTTATCGGAACTCCGTTCTGGATGGCACCGGAGGTAATTCAGGAGATTGGATACGATTGCGTCGCGGATATATGGTCATTGGGTATAACAGCTCTAGAAATGGCAGAAGGAAAGCCACCGTATGGTGACATTCATCCAATGCGTGCAATTTTCATGATCCCCACCAAACCCCCACCAAGTTTTAGAGAACCTGACAAATGGAGTGCAGAGTTCATAGAATTCGTTAGTGGCTGTCTCGTCAAAAACCCTGAAGAAAGGGCGACAGCCACTGAACTGCTCAGTCATGAATTTATAG AAGGCAATGCGAAGCAGCCAAGTATCCTTAGTCAAATGATAGCGGAGGCACATGAAATTAGAGAAAAACAGACCAACCGAGCACACGTTATTAATAATGTGGCTATTAAGGGAAAAAATCATGCTGATGATTCG GACGAAGAAGACTGCAGTGGAACTATGAAACCCCTTCCAGAAGATGTCGGGACCTTGGTACCAGGTGTAGATCTCCCTGACACAGGCACTCTAGTTTCTGCAATGTTGGATCTAGGAACAATGGTTATTAATAGTGACACGGACACAGAAGCAACAATGAAAA GGCATAACACAGGATCAGTGGAGTCTGGAAAGAAGTATCGTCCCTTATTTCTTGATCATTTTGACAAGAAGGAAGCAACTGAGATTGGCAAT GACAATGGCCACATTCTTGCCGCACATAGTACAGAAACAGAACCTAAAGTGGAACAACAGAGTCCAACAGAATCTCAAAGGTTTCAAAGCCATCTACAGCTACAACTCAATCAAATATCATGTCCTGTGCAAGAGCCGGCTCACAATAacatatcgaaatttcaaaatgccTTCACAGAACGAGACTTTGATTTC CTGAAGTTCCTCTCATACGAGGAGCTGCAGCAACGCATGGCCAGCCTGGATGCAGAAATGGAACGTGAGATAGATGAATTAAGACGGAGGTACCAGACAAAGAGGCAGCCAATTCTTGATGCCATGGATACCAAGCGAAAGCGTCAGCAAAACTTCTAA